A genome region from Myxocyprinus asiaticus isolate MX2 ecotype Aquarium Trade chromosome 12, UBuf_Myxa_2, whole genome shotgun sequence includes the following:
- the LOC127449232 gene encoding atypical chemokine receptor 3-like yields the protein MSVNVNDFSDILDALGDLNFSTLDDNVSHVVGEVCHSIFSQRALLYALSVLYIFLFIIGLAANALVVWVNVRAERNRYETHFYILNLAIADLCVVATLPVSISSLLQLGHWSFGDAMCKITHLIFSMNLFSSIFFLTCMSVDRYLSVTLFGDGPSQRKRRTRQLICMGVWLLALIAALPETYFLQAVKSSHSDSTVCKPVYPMDSMKEWMVGVQMSFFMLGFAIPFPVIAVFYALLAGTIQPSADQERRISRRLIFTYIVVFLVCWLPYHGALLLDTLALLNVLPFNCTLENVLYAALHLTQWFSLLHCCVNPIIYNFINKNYRYDLMKAFIFKYSTKTGLARLIDVSHVSETEYSAVESQGPLCNFHDGVDQH from the coding sequence ATGAGTGTGAACGTGAATGACTTCAGTGACATTTTGGACGCACTGGGTGATCTGAACTTCTCCACTCTGGATGATAATGTGTCCCATGTGGTGGGTGAGGTGTGCCACAGCATCTTCAGCCAAAGAGCCTTGCTCTATGCCCTCTCCGTTCTCTATATCTTTCTCTTCATCATAGGCCTCGCTGCTAATGCTCTGGTGGTGTGGGTGAATGTGCGAGCCGAGAGGAACCGTTACGAGACTCATTTTTATATCCTCAATCTAGCCATCGCTGATCTCTGCGTGGTGGCCACTCTTCCGGTCTCCATTAGTTCTCTGCTTCAGCTCGGCCACTGGTCCTTCGGTGATGCTATGTGCAAAATCACACACCTGATCTTCAGCATGAACCTATTCAGCAGTATCTTCTTCCTCACGTGTATGAGTGTGGACCGCTACCTGTCCGTGACTCTTTTCGGAGATGGCCCCAGCCAGAGGAAGAGAAGGACCAGGCAACTAATCTGCATGGGTGTTTGGCTGCTGGCACTGATCGCTGCCCTGCCTGAAACGTACTTCCTCCAGGCTGTGAAATCCAGCCATTCAGACAGCACCGTATGTAAGCCTGTGTACCCCATGGACAGCATGAAGGAGTGGATGGTGGGCGTTCAAATGAGCTTCTTCATGCTTGGCTTTGCCATCCCCttccctgtcatcgctgtgtttTATGCCCTCCTGGCTGGTACCATCCAACCCTCTGCTGACCAGGAACGTCGAATTAGCCGCCGCCTCATTTTTACCTACATTGTAGTGTTCCTAGTGTGTTGGCTACCCTACCATGGAGCCCTGCTGCTGGACACTCTAGCCCTGCTCAACGTGCTGCCCTTCAACTGCACACTGGAAAACGTCCTCTATGCAGCGCTGCATCTCACCCAGTGGTTCTCGCTCCTTCACTGCTGCGTGAATCCCATCATCTACAACTTCATTAACAAGAACTATCGCTATGACCTCATGAAAGCCTTCATCTTCAAGTACTCAACCAAAACTGGCCTTGCTAGGCTTATCGACGTCTCACATGTGTCTGAGACAGAATACTCTGCTGTGGAGAGCCAGGGGCCATTATGCAACTTCCATGATGGTGTTGATCAACACTAA